The genomic DNA ATGGATCGATTTACAATTCGTAACCTCGAACTTGTCTTTTCAACCAATGAGAATGCCCCCACGTTGATGGATATCTTGGACGATACCATAACGGCTATGGGGTCTCGTTTGTTAAAGAGATGGATTGTGATGCCATTAAAGGATATAAATCCAATAAACGAACGCTTGGATATTGTAGAGTATATCTCATATGAACAAGATTTCAAGGATGATTTAACGCAAAGTATTGTCCAGATAGGTGACTTGGAAAGGTTAATATCTAAAGTAGCCGCTACAAGAATTTCGCCACGTGAAGTAGTTCAATTGTCAAAATCTTTGAGAGCCATTGAGCCTATTATTGAGATTTGCAAGAAGAGTAAAAAGCCATTTCTAAAACGATTTGCAGAACAACTTAATCCTTGCATTTCTCTTGTTGAAAGAGTTGAGAAAGAGATTAATGAAGAGCCACCTGCTTTAGTGAATAAGGGTAATGTTATTACGAATGGAGTATATGGAGAGTTAGATGATCTAAGGAAAATTAGCAGGTCTGGTAAAGACTATTTAATTGAGATTCAGAAAAGGGAAGTTGAAGCGACAGGAATAACTAGTCTGAAAATTGGTTACAATAATGTATTTGGGTATTATTTGGAGGTTACAAATGCGCATAAAGATAAAGCTCCTGATACATGGATTAGAAAGCAAACCCTAACTAATGCAGAGAGGTACATTACAGAAGAATTAAAAAATTATGAGGAAAAAATACTAGGCGCAGAGGAGAAAATATTAGCTCTTGAGACTAGATTGTTTAATGATCTGGTGTACGCAATGGCGGATTATATTATTCCTGTACAATTGAATGCTAGCCTGGTAGCGAATTTAGACTGTCTTCTTTCCTTTAGTAATATAGCGGTTCGTAATAGGTATGTAAGACCTAGGATTAATGACTCAAAAAAATTAGATATTCTAGAAGGCAGACACCCTGTTATTGAAAAACACCTTCCATTAGGACAGAAGTATGTTTCAAACAATGTCTATTTGGATGATGAGAAACAGCAGATTATAATTATTACTGGTCCAAATATGTCAGGTAAGTCGGCACTGCTTCGACAAACTGCACTGATAATTATTATGGCCCAAATTGGTTGTTACGTTCCGGCAGATGAGGCTAATATTGGATTGGTGGATAAAATATTCACAAGGGTAGGAGCTTCCGATAATATTGCATCTGGTGAATCTACCTTTATGATTGAGATGAATGAGGCCGCAAGTATTTTAAATAACCTTTCTGACAGAAGTTTGGTTCTTCTAGATGAAATCGGTAGAGGAACAAGTACTTATGATGGTATTTCGATTGCGTGGGCAATTGCGGAATATTTGCACAATCAGAAATCTAAAAGGGCAAAGACTCTATTTGCAACG from Flavobacteriales bacterium includes the following:
- the mutS gene encoding DNA mismatch repair protein MutS translates to MKQYNGIKRKHPDAILLFRVGDFYETFGSDAIRAAGVLGITLTKRANGPGAFIELAGFPHHSIDTYLPKLIRAGHRVAICDQLEDPKKTKTIVKRGVTELVTPGVTFNENVLEQKLNNFLASLYMEGKKAGVAFLDISTAEFFVAEGSMEYVDKLVQSMNPSEILFQKSKKGKFVEMYRDKYYSFGIDDWAFQSDYCNDTLLKHFGTISLKGFGIEKLPFGIIAAGVAMHYLSETEHNKVQHIKKISRIEEDHHLWMDRFTIRNLELVFSTNENAPTLMDILDDTITAMGSRLLKRWIVMPLKDINPINERLDIVEYISYEQDFKDDLTQSIVQIGDLERLISKVAATRISPREVVQLSKSLRAIEPIIEICKKSKKPFLKRFAEQLNPCISLVERVEKEINEEPPALVNKGNVITNGVYGELDDLRKISRSGKDYLIEIQKREVEATGITSLKIGYNNVFGYYLEVTNAHKDKAPDTWIRKQTLTNAERYITEELKNYEEKILGAEEKILALETRLFNDLVYAMADYIIPVQLNASLVANLDCLLSFSNIAVRNRYVRPRINDSKKLDILEGRHPVIEKHLPLGQKYVSNNVYLDDEKQQIIIITGPNMSGKSALLRQTALIIIMAQIGCYVPADEANIGLVDKIFTRVGASDNIASGESTFMIEMNEAASILNNLSDRSLVLLDEIGRGTSTYDGISIAWAIAEYLHNQKSKRAKTLFATHYHELNELENTLPRVKNYNVAVKEVDGKVFFIRKLMVGGSEHSFGIHVAKLAGMPKKVVDRANEIMLQLEASRSSSDSKMANVEVKSIESNEDYQLSIFQLDDPVLSEVKRELDEIEIDNLTPVEALMKLNDIKKLMGK